A single Fluviispira vulneris DNA region contains:
- a CDS encoding ABC transporter ATP-binding protein: MPNQNYMNDEVHFTGKYSQSIYKTILMAIKPYKMKLLFCLLVGFIGRGLLLANANIIGKWADNLCQNSTLCDKREGFFSSFSNGNFLFLLTLFSITGFLFILFFRISVARMGTHSCARLYDETTLRVSRFPISFFDRNPLGRIITRFSSDYSAISRMSGGPLSELFSITFDLILFFILTLIASLYFFPIIILSGLLNFLVYKVNKQKMRQARRDLSVIRGPIIAHFTETIQGAKIVRIFGKNKKFTERFNGLLDKFLLQKNKTNIVISFFSLQMAFVNVTILSTTGVLGIWLVQNKIVSIGSLGVAFTFISLTTTTIQVFFEWLSALEDALTGTERMNDYLCREIEGGSYLPSSTQFLTSHRKLSYKDELKMKKSKILDFSNLNLEVKNLSLRYYPQQSLVLNNISFMVKERERVGIIGLTGSGKSSLIQALFHLYPFESGNIYINGYEADLGQVKQGGRYIPLELFRSSISLISQVPTLFLGSLRDNITINKSISDEEIIKTARIVGLGKFFDENKNALDMEILENGANLSSGEKQLVCMTRCLLKKSPIVLMDEATSSIDPFSEELLVNACKTYLKNRTQIIVAHRLSTIEDCDRILWLDSGRLIMDASPQTVLNAFKHFKETQYH; the protein is encoded by the coding sequence ATGCCAAATCAAAATTATATGAATGATGAAGTACATTTCACAGGAAAGTATTCACAATCCATTTATAAAACAATTTTGATGGCAATAAAACCATATAAAATGAAATTGTTATTTTGCTTATTGGTTGGTTTTATAGGGCGAGGACTTTTGTTAGCAAATGCAAATATTATAGGTAAGTGGGCGGATAATCTTTGTCAAAATTCTACTCTATGTGACAAGAGAGAGGGTTTTTTTTCAAGTTTTTCGAATGGTAATTTTCTATTTTTACTAACTTTATTTTCAATTACTGGTTTTTTATTTATTTTATTTTTTAGAATTTCGGTTGCCCGTATGGGGACGCATTCATGTGCGCGGCTTTATGATGAAACAACCTTAAGAGTTTCACGTTTTCCAATTTCTTTTTTTGATAGAAATCCTTTAGGAAGAATAATAACAAGATTCAGTAGTGATTACTCTGCTATATCAAGGATGTCTGGTGGCCCGCTCTCTGAGCTTTTTTCAATAACATTTGATTTGATATTATTTTTCATTTTAACTCTCATTGCAAGTTTATATTTTTTCCCAATTATTATTTTATCTGGCTTGTTAAATTTTCTTGTCTATAAAGTTAACAAGCAAAAAATGCGACAGGCTCGAAGAGATCTTTCTGTGATACGAGGTCCTATAATTGCTCATTTTACAGAAACAATTCAAGGGGCAAAAATCGTTCGTATATTTGGGAAAAATAAAAAATTTACTGAGCGCTTTAATGGATTGCTCGATAAATTTTTGCTGCAAAAAAATAAAACAAATATTGTCATAAGTTTTTTTTCTTTACAAATGGCTTTTGTAAACGTAACTATTTTGTCTACGACTGGTGTTCTTGGTATTTGGCTCGTGCAAAATAAGATTGTAAGTATTGGTTCCTTAGGAGTTGCTTTTACCTTTATTTCTTTAACAACGACAACAATACAAGTATTTTTTGAGTGGCTTTCTGCTTTAGAAGATGCTCTTACGGGAACAGAAAGAATGAATGATTATTTATGCCGAGAGATTGAAGGTGGATCCTATTTACCTTCGTCAACACAATTTCTGACTTCACATCGAAAATTGAGTTATAAAGACGAATTAAAAATGAAGAAGTCAAAAATTTTGGATTTTTCAAATTTAAATTTAGAAGTTAAAAATCTTTCGCTGAGATACTATCCACAACAATCTTTGGTGCTAAATAATATTTCATTTATGGTTAAGGAGAGGGAAAGGGTTGGTATTATTGGCTTAACCGGAAGTGGAAAGTCAAGTCTTATTCAGGCGCTTTTTCATTTGTATCCATTTGAAAGTGGAAATATATATATAAATGGATATGAAGCTGATCTTGGACAAGTAAAACAAGGTGGTCGTTATATTCCTTTAGAATTATTTCGTTCATCTATTTCGCTAATCTCTCAAGTTCCAACTTTATTCCTAGGAAGTTTACGCGATAATATTACAATAAATAAATCTATTAGCGATGAAGAGATCATTAAGACTGCTCGAATAGTCGGTTTGGGAAAGTTTTTTGATGAAAATAAAAACGCGCTTGATATGGAAATATTAGAAAACGGTGCAAATCTTTCATCTGGCGAAAAGCAATTGGTTTGTATGACCCGTTGTCTCTTGAAAAAATCTCCCATTGTTTTGATGGATGAAGCAACAAGTTCAATTGACCCGTTTTCAGAAGAACTGCTCGTGAATGCTTGTAAGACGTATTTAAAGAACCGTACACAAATAATTGTCGCCCATAGGCTTTCAACTATAGAAGATTGTGATCGTATTCTATGGCTTGATTCTGGTAGACTGATAATGGATGCTTCTCCACAAACAGTTCTGAATGCTTTTAAGCATTTTAAGGAAACTCAGTATCATTGA
- a CDS encoding ATP-binding cassette domain-containing protein, whose product MAKKLFSFIKNNLFIKIIFLRPHFRLTIFLISLIASIASILIPYYQKNFINSFSLPGQVSHSNLFIYMIMVFVCGIIAQSLAFLGKYISFFEANFVQKWLSKVTYNKTFIIKNLDKNNLTVGQVLSVYASDIQTASTLIDDVMPNITSYILPILLAPIAIIMMTNLNPVNIFILLISLLIINFLMAIKQGKFFYRNKLYAAIRVGYVNEWLQNMRAIRMLNWITAVEDKIKQARFSETKNRLAMVTNGSTMNSLGYTAPFFINIFSVYILIKLEGNNINPGEIFSLLWIFGVLLTRPLRMLPISLVTISDCYTSIKRIENYWASETEPEIIDSPFQHSLNNGCSIRIKNLSYRIGNNILLEGINLNIKQNEFVAIIGELGAGKSSLLSALMNLNSISYDEYKIDNKSVSEMKFDELKSYYSYVPQDFFIINSTLRDNVAFEYNYPKDNDGKIQEALELSQFSFVKENIAKGLDTEIGERGVNLSGGQKQKVSIARAYYSQNPIVVLDDCLSSLDIRTEKKLNEVLLNGAWKNKTKILVTHRLSILPFCHRIIFMKNGKIIEDGPYHEIMQSSKQVRDFVMSLESKD is encoded by the coding sequence ATGGCAAAAAAATTATTTTCTTTTATTAAAAATAATCTATTTATTAAAATAATTTTTTTACGTCCCCATTTTCGCTTAACCATTTTTCTGATAAGTTTAATAGCAAGTATTGCCTCAATACTTATTCCATATTATCAGAAAAATTTTATAAATTCTTTTTCTTTGCCTGGGCAAGTTTCACATTCGAATTTATTTATTTATATGATAATGGTTTTTGTTTGTGGAATCATCGCGCAATCCTTAGCATTCCTTGGAAAATATATCAGCTTTTTTGAGGCAAATTTTGTACAAAAATGGCTATCAAAGGTGACTTATAATAAAACATTTATTATTAAAAATTTAGATAAAAATAACTTAACAGTTGGGCAGGTTTTGTCAGTCTATGCGAGCGATATACAGACTGCATCTACTCTCATTGATGATGTTATGCCAAATATCACTTCATATATTTTGCCAATTCTTCTTGCGCCTATTGCTATTATTATGATGACAAATCTCAATCCCGTAAATATTTTTATTTTGCTTATTTCGCTTCTCATAATTAACTTTTTAATGGCAATTAAACAAGGTAAATTCTTCTATCGCAATAAACTGTATGCAGCAATAAGAGTTGGCTATGTTAATGAATGGCTGCAAAATATGCGAGCCATTCGTATGCTCAATTGGATCACGGCTGTAGAAGATAAAATCAAACAAGCCCGATTTTCTGAGACCAAAAATCGTTTAGCTATGGTGACGAATGGCAGTACAATGAATTCTTTGGGGTATACCGCACCCTTTTTTATTAACATCTTTTCTGTCTATATATTGATTAAATTAGAAGGTAATAATATTAATCCTGGTGAGATATTTAGTTTACTCTGGATTTTTGGTGTATTGCTAACCCGCCCACTTCGTATGCTCCCTATTTCTCTTGTTACTATCAGTGATTGCTACACCTCAATTAAAAGAATTGAAAATTATTGGGCAAGTGAAACGGAACCTGAAATAATAGATTCGCCTTTCCAACATTCATTGAACAATGGGTGTTCCATTAGAATCAAAAATTTAAGTTATCGAATTGGAAATAATATTCTTTTAGAAGGAATTAATTTAAATATTAAGCAGAATGAATTTGTAGCTATTATTGGAGAGTTAGGAGCTGGTAAGTCAAGTCTTCTATCGGCATTGATGAATTTAAATAGTATTTCATATGACGAGTATAAAATAGATAATAAGTCTGTTTCAGAAATGAAATTCGATGAATTAAAAAGTTACTATTCCTATGTACCTCAAGATTTTTTTATAATTAATTCAACATTGAGAGACAATGTTGCATTCGAATACAATTACCCGAAAGATAATGATGGTAAAATTCAAGAAGCTTTAGAACTCTCGCAATTTAGTTTTGTAAAGGAAAATATAGCGAAAGGGCTTGATACAGAAATCGGCGAAAGAGGGGTGAATTTATCAGGTGGCCAAAAGCAGAAAGTTTCAATTGCTAGAGCATATTATTCGCAAAATCCTATTGTTGTTTTAGATGATTGTTTGAGCTCATTAGATATTCGAACAGAAAAAAAATTAAACGAAGTTTTACTAAACGGTGCTTGGAAGAATAAAACAAAAATATTAGTAACACACAGACTATCAATTTTACCTTTCTGTCACAGAATTATTTTTATGAAGAATGGAAAGATAATTGAAGATGGTCCTTACCATGAAATCATGCAATCTTCTAAGCAAGTCAGAGATTTCGTTATGTCACTCGAAAGCAAGGATTGA
- a CDS encoding TetR/AcrR family transcriptional regulator, with amino-acid sequence MNNKYSTKYSIERFNKKNARMLTILKVATDLFAQKGYELSTTKEISIHAKCSEGLIFKYFKNKTNLLSTLLEKGLSRVINKTPPHFQNQVNLENILSSYMRWTLDGFWEERKVFKIYYAQLLQGNINLSTYQKFEEFFKYRNRILIKLLQTNLNNQIFQVSDFENIFLAINSCALNLCIFNSFDSTLPQENIFKKGQDFIKILIK; translated from the coding sequence ATGAACAACAAATATTCAACAAAATACTCAATTGAACGCTTTAATAAGAAAAATGCCCGCATGCTTACTATTCTGAAAGTTGCAACAGATTTATTCGCACAAAAGGGCTACGAGCTGTCAACCACTAAAGAAATTTCAATTCATGCAAAATGCTCTGAGGGGCTTATTTTCAAATATTTTAAGAACAAAACCAATCTTCTCTCAACACTTTTAGAAAAAGGCCTTTCTCGAGTAATCAACAAAACCCCGCCTCACTTTCAGAATCAAGTAAATTTAGAAAATATTTTATCCAGCTATATGAGATGGACACTCGATGGATTTTGGGAAGAACGTAAAGTATTTAAAATATATTATGCTCAACTCCTTCAGGGCAATATAAACTTAAGTACATATCAAAAATTTGAAGAATTTTTTAAATATAGAAATCGCATACTAATTAAATTATTACAAACTAATTTAAATAATCAAATTTTTCAGGTGAGTGATTTTGAAAATATTTTTTTAGCAATAAACTCATGTGCACTCAATTTATGTATATTTAATTCTTTCGATTCAACACTGCCCCAAGAAAATATTTTCAAAAAAGGCCAAGACTTTATAAAAATTTTAATTAAGTAA